One genomic region from Vitis riparia cultivar Riparia Gloire de Montpellier isolate 1030 chromosome 17, EGFV_Vit.rip_1.0, whole genome shotgun sequence encodes:
- the LOC117904046 gene encoding uncharacterized protein LOC117904046, whose product MESTSLSSPTLGTLPFPPVRSCRKKHVRKVVAASNGTSGRDYGGKLVDENMIVLRMRIREMKMLETSESPPSDWMEWEKRYYERYNGDVCEAVGLLQSYLMNIRPSLALGFLALITLSVPISTAVVILHAIEMARGILSGVHLS is encoded by the coding sequence ATGGAATCAACCTCCCTCTCTTCTCCTACCCTCGGCACCTTGCCTTTTCCTCCTGTGCGGTCTTGCCGGAAAAAACATGTGCGGAAGGTCGTTGCGGCGAGTAACGGAACAAGTGGACGAGATTATGGAGGCAAGCTGGTGGATGAAAACATGATTGTGCTGAGAATGCGTATTCGGGAAATGAAGATGTTGGAGACGAGTGAATCACCCCCATCGGATTGGATGGAGTGGGAGAAGCGATATTATGAACGTTACAATGGAGATGTATGCGAAGCGGTGGGGTTGCTGCAATCTTACTTGATGAATATTAGGCCCAGTTTGGCTTTAGGGTTTTTGGCACTCATCACATTAAGTGTGCCAATATCCACTGCAGTGGTCATTCTTCATGCCATAGAGATGGCTAGGGGAATTCTATCTGGGGTTCATCTAAGCTGA